The uncultured Bacteroides sp. genomic sequence ATATAGACTTCACCAGTTTTAGAATTTCTTGAAGTAATAGCTACTTTTTTATCTTTCTGGAAAAGTTGATGAACGTTACTACCTTCACGATGCATTTTTAATACATCCTTATTTGTGAGTAGAGACAATGTAAATGCGTCATTACTTGGAAGATCACCACCAAATATCAGTGGAGAACGGAAAATTGTAAACAGAGTCATCAGCGTATATTGTTCATCTTTTGATAAACGAGTCATACGGTCGGCACCTCTTTCACCACGAAGAGAAATACGTCCCAAAGGAATCATATCACAATCCGGCCATGTTCCTGGAGCAATATACGGATACCACTTCTGGCAGATATCAAACAAATGAGTAATGTGTGGCCATGTATCCCATACATCATCAACCATACGCCACATGTTTGCATGAGTACGAACATGATCTGCATTCTCAATAGGGGTTTCTCCCGGTGAAGTACTTAATACAATGCGACGTCCGCAATGATCAATAGCTTTACGGATAAGATTTATTTCTCCTAGATGATAAGGACGTGATAAATCGTCAATCTTTATAAAGTCTACTCCCCATGAAGCGTAGAGTTCAAAGATTGAATTGTAATATTCCTGAGCTCCAGGTTTATCAGCTGCAATGGTGTAATTGTCGTGTAACCACTGACATTGAAGTTCAGTAGTGTAAATCTTATCGGCAGTGATTCCATTGGTCCCTTTTATAGGTAGTTTTTTAGCAACAGCCTCTTTTGGAATACCGCGCATAATATGAATACCGAATTTTAAACCCTTAGAGTGAATATAATCAGCTAAGTGCTTGAATCCTTTGCCATCTTTAGCTGAAGGGAAACGATTTAGAGCTGGTAAATACCGTCCATACTGATCCATTACATAGATTGGATTCTTTTCATTATATCCTCCTGCCTTGTCGTTTTCAACGAACCAGCGAATATCAACAACGATATATTCCCAACCGTAACTTTTTAATTTAGCTGCCATATAATCGGCATTGGCTTTAGTCTCATCTTCGGTTACAGTAGAACCATAACAATCCCAACTGTTCCAACCCATAGGAGGCGTCTGTGCCCACTGTTTAAATTCTCCTTCTTTAAACGAAGAAGTCTGTGCTGATAGTTTTTGTGTAGAAGTAACCATCATAGCAGCAATCGCTAATAGAAATAATTTGCTTTTCATAAATAATAAAGTTAATGCAATTTTCTTTGCTCAAAGATACAAATTAATTTTCCTTCTAAAGGAAGATATTTGGCCGCAAATAGTCTGATTTTACTTCTGAGCCTTATCGGAATAAAGATATTATAGAATCAGCTTCCTGAAAAGAAGCTGATTTAATTATATATAGAAATCAGCAACAACCCTGCTTTTGCGTATTTTCTTGCAATAAGAACTTACCTCCACGTGCTTTGGATTTATTTTGTAGGCTGCAAGAGCTTCTTTGTTTTCAAACGTAGAAATAAGCACTGCGTCATAAGCCATATCGCTGTCCAGCACATTAATGCCCACCTCTAAAGATTTAATTTCAGGTACTATTCCTACTAAAGCTTCCAGATGTTCTTTCATCCAGAGAGCATTTTCTGCTTTTGATTTACCTTCAGCTTCTTCTTCTAATTTCCACATAACGAAATGTTTCAGCATAACTTTTTCCTCCTGTTTTTTGTTTGTAAAGATAAGGATTTATAAGATATTGATAATGCTTAGCTTCAGCATTATTTCTATATTTGTTGCTTTATAAATCAATTGTTCCTGATATGGAACATGGAAATCAACAAGAAAAAATGAACTCAGCATATAAAATATTGTTCCTTTTAGAAAACAAAGAGATTATTATAGTGGAAGTAAAACGCACTGATTTAGCTGATGCGCCCAAAGATCAGAAGTATCATTGGATATTCTATGATAAAGCTGGTGGCTCTGTTGAAAAGCTCTCTTTCGTGTCAATGAATTCTTCTGAGAATTTTCAGGAAAGAGCTTTTATACAAGGCAAACTAAAGTTTAATAATTCCGAAGGTGTTTTTGAAGGAGATGGTAAGCAGTTTGTTTTGCAAAACCGTACAGGTAATTCTTTGCAGGATACAGTATTCAGACACATTTGCCAATATCTTGATCTGAAATCCATTCATCAATAACCAGAATCCATACTCCAATAAATAGAATTTATTGACGAATAATCTTGCAATAATTCCTGAATAGTTTTTGAAAAACGTAACTGGACATTCTCAAACAAAATGTTTTTTTTCACGAATCAGTCGAGTAGGCCTGAGCATTTCAGCTCAAGCCTACTCGACTGATTTTGCGCTTTTTTATTTCTGTGATAAAATGATTAATGAAATTTCTCGGCTTCTTTGTTCTTAAAGATACTCTCAATGTCCTGTGCTTCAAAAGGTACCGGATTCTTTGATAGATCCGGAATATTGTAAGATTTCAATGTATTGT encodes the following:
- a CDS encoding glycoside hydrolase family 27 protein translates to MKSKLFLLAIAAMMVTSTQKLSAQTSSFKEGEFKQWAQTPPMGWNSWDCYGSTVTEDETKANADYMAAKLKSYGWEYIVVDIRWFVENDKAGGYNEKNPIYVMDQYGRYLPALNRFPSAKDGKGFKHLADYIHSKGLKFGIHIMRGIPKEAVAKKLPIKGTNGITADKIYTTELQCQWLHDNYTIAADKPGAQEYYNSIFELYASWGVDFIKIDDLSRPYHLGEINLIRKAIDHCGRRIVLSTSPGETPIENADHVRTHANMWRMVDDVWDTWPHITHLFDICQKWYPYIAPGTWPDCDMIPLGRISLRGERGADRMTRLSKDEQYTLMTLFTIFRSPLIFGGDLPSNDAFTLSLLTNKDVLKMHREGSNVHQLFQKDKKVAITSRNSKTGEVYIALFNLSDDKTAQKISVNLADLGIKRKCIVTDMWAGKKVGTFSKEFSGLFNSHACGLYKLKVIK
- a CDS encoding Dabb family protein, translating into MLKHFVMWKLEEEAEGKSKAENALWMKEHLEALVGIVPEIKSLEVGINVLDSDMAYDAVLISTFENKEALAAYKINPKHVEVSSYCKKIRKSRVVADFYI